One genomic segment of Candidatus Cloacimonadota bacterium includes these proteins:
- the amrB gene encoding AmmeMemoRadiSam system protein B, giving the protein MKKIAIIIMIIFATLLISQTRKPAVSGTWYPSNKNELNKMLEDFYQKVDLEKEQENIEPFGIVSPHAGFIYSGQIAAYGYSLLKNKHFDTVILLGPSHHYLENVISIYNGDFYKTPLGNVPIDRELASILIKKDKKFVFLNEIHEQEHSLEAQVPFLQYQMKDFKIVPILTSTRDFKLLDKMANILIEIIENTKKKILVVSSTDMSHFHNYQKACAIDRGTIDLILEKKWDVLKNNILSERCELCGYYSFYIFQKVMEHFQDGDGILLKYANSGDAMGDTNSNRVVGYCSIVFPKKGEEKMEKFTLSKDEEKYLLNLARTSIEYYLENRKKYVPPKPDAGIMNRNLAVFVTLNKNDNLRGCIGQLIAQGPLYLAVSEMANSAAFNDYRFGPVSKDELEDINIEISILTPPERIFDIEKIRMGIDGVWIKKGFRSGVFLPQVATETGWDRKTFLENLCAHKAGLPKDAYLDKDTEVNIFQVYKFKE; this is encoded by the coding sequence AACTCAACAAAATGTTGGAAGATTTTTACCAAAAAGTCGATTTGGAGAAGGAGCAGGAAAATATCGAACCATTCGGCATCGTTTCTCCGCATGCCGGTTTTATCTATTCCGGGCAGATTGCTGCTTATGGATATTCTCTCTTGAAAAACAAGCACTTTGATACAGTCATCCTGCTGGGACCAAGTCATCATTACCTGGAAAATGTGATTTCCATTTATAATGGAGATTTTTACAAAACACCTCTGGGAAATGTTCCGATCGATAGAGAACTTGCCTCGATACTGATCAAAAAGGATAAAAAATTCGTTTTCTTAAATGAAATTCACGAACAGGAACACAGTTTGGAAGCGCAAGTTCCCTTCCTGCAATATCAAATGAAGGATTTCAAAATCGTTCCGATCTTAACATCTACAAGAGATTTTAAGTTGTTGGATAAAATGGCAAATATATTGATCGAGATTATTGAAAATACTAAAAAGAAAATCCTGGTTGTGAGCAGCACGGATATGTCTCATTTTCATAATTATCAAAAAGCCTGTGCAATAGATAGAGGAACGATCGATCTGATTTTAGAGAAAAAATGGGATGTTTTGAAGAATAATATTCTGTCCGAAAGATGCGAACTTTGCGGATATTATTCGTTTTATATTTTTCAAAAAGTTATGGAACATTTCCAGGATGGAGATGGAATTTTGTTAAAATACGCAAATTCAGGAGATGCAATGGGAGATACTAATTCCAATCGTGTTGTCGGATATTGTTCAATTGTATTTCCAAAAAAAGGAGAAGAAAAAATGGAGAAATTTACGCTTTCCAAAGATGAAGAAAAATACCTTTTAAACTTAGCAAGAACAAGCATCGAGTATTATCTTGAAAACAGGAAAAAGTATGTTCCACCCAAACCGGATGCAGGGATCATGAACAGGAATTTAGCGGTTTTTGTTACTTTGAATAAAAATGACAATTTGCGGGGTTGTATCGGACAATTGATCGCTCAAGGACCTCTTTATCTTGCTGTGTCTGAGATGGCTAATTCTGCTGCTTTTAATGATTACAGGTTCGGTCCGGTTTCAAAAGATGAACTGGAAGATATTAATATCGAAATTTCAATCTTAACTCCACCGGAAAGAATATTCGATATTGAAAAGATCAGGATGGGTATCGATGGAGTCTGGATCAAAAAAGGATTCCGCAGTGGAGTTTTCCTACCGCAAGTAGCTACAGAAACAGGTTGGGACAGGAAAACATTTCTGGAAAATCTCTGTGCTCATAAAGCCGGACTTCCTAAAGATGCTTATCTCGATAAAGATACGGAAGTAAATATTTTTCAGGTTTATAAGTTCAAGGAATAA